The Sulfurihydrogenibium sp. genomic interval TTAGCAGGAATTTCTTTATTGACTATTTTGCAAAAAACACAATCCATGGTTTTCCTCCTTTTGTTTTGCATATTTTTTAAGTATATCAAAAAGTTTATCTATATTCCATCCTTTTTCTGCTGATATAGTTATGGTATTTTCCATTACATCTTCTTCGATCAAATCTTTTGATGGAACGACTTTATCAATCTTGTTAAAAACTGTTATAATTGGTTTATCTTGAAGTTTTAACTGTTTTAATACGTTTTCAACGGTTGTTTTCTTTTTCATCCAATTTTTATCTGAAATATCAATCACATGAAGAATAACATCTGCATCTTCTATTTCTTTTAAGGTTGTCATGAATGCATCCATTATTTCAGATGGCATATCTTCAACAAATCCAACTGTATCTGTTATTAAAACTTTCTTTTTTATATCAGGATAGTAGATTAAAGATGTTTTTGTGTCAAGAGTTGCAAAAAGCTGGTCAGATATGAATACATCTCTTTTTGTAAGTCTTTTTAAAAGTGAAGACTTGCCTGCGTTTGTATATCCTGCAAGAGAAACTTTTAGTATGTTTGGATTATCTTCTCTTGATTTTCTTTGTTCTTCTCTTTGCTTTTCTATTTCTTTAAGTTGTTTTTTAATTTTGTTTATTCTATCTTTGATCGTTCTTGTTTTTATCTCTCCAAGCTTTTCACCGGCTCCTTTTGTCTTCATACCACCGCCAATTCTTGAAAGCTCTTTTCCTTTTCCGCCATAAACTCTTGGAAGCTGATGTTGCAAGTATGCAAGCTCTACTTGGAGTTTTGCCTGTTTTGTTCTTGCATTATTCAAGAAAATTTTAAGAATTAAATCTGTTCTATCAAGAACTTCCACATTTAATTCCTTAGATAAGTTAGATATTTGAACAGGTGATAAATTTACATTAAAAACAACAGTATCTGCTCCTATTCCTTCAACAAGCTGGGCTATCTCTTTTACCTTTCCACGACCTATAAAATAGGCAGGGTCTGGAGATTCTCTTTTTTGATACACTTTACCTACAACGGTTCCACCTGCTGCCTCTACCAAACCCTCAAGCTCTTGAATTTTATATTCAAAGTCTTCTTCTTTATCGTTTAGATTTACTGCTACTATTACTACCTTCACGCTTACTCTACAACGATTGTACTAATTGCATGTTTATAAATAAGTTGCTGTTGACCGTTAACATCAACAAGAATAGTAAATTGGTCTGCGTCAATTATTTTTCCAACAATTCTTGTTCCTCTAATTAAGTAAATTGTCACTTCTTTACCTTCTTTTCTATACTCGTTTAAAATTTCATCTTGTACTGACATGTCTTACCTCCTGGTTATATTTTCTATAAATATAGTCTAATATCTCATTAACTTCAAATTTAGATGCTTCTATTTTTTCAAAATCTGTTTTATTTCTAAAGGTTCTGATTTGTCTTTTTGCAAAATCCTTAGTATTTTCTATTATACATTTTTTAGCATCTTCAAGTGAGATTTTTTTATCTAAGTAAGGTAAAATTTCTTTGTATCCTATTGCCTGCATTGATGTTAAACTGTCTTTAAATCCCATATCTACAAGCTTTTTAACTTCTTCGACAAGACCTTTTTCAAACATTTTTTCAACTCTTATCTCTATTCTATCCATAAGCTCCTGTCTGTCTCTTTCAAGAATAAAGCCCATAAAGTTATACCTTTTTGATTTAAAATTATGTTGATTTATGAAAAAAGAAAACGGTTTTCCTGTAAGGTAATACACTTCTAATGCTCTAACAATTCTTCTTTTATCATTTACGTGTATTTTGTTTGCATACTCTGGGTCTACTTTTTGCAACTGTGTATAAAGCTCTAAATTATCTAAGCTGTTTAATTTTTCTCTTAAAGTCCAATCACTTTCTGGTGCATCTGATAAGCCATATAAAGCTCCTTGAATGTATAGCCAAGTACCGCCCACTACTATTGGTATTTTGCCTTTTTCTCTAATTTTTTGGACAGCTTTATCAAAATCTTCAATATACTCTTTCACAGAGTAGTTTTGAGAAGGTAAGATTACATCTATAACATAATGCTCAATTCCTTCTCTTTCTTCAACAGATGGCTTTGCCGTTCCAATATCCATATACTTATAAACCATCATAGAGTCTGCACTAATTACTTCTCCATCTAAAAGTTTTGCAAGCTTAATACCAAGCTCTGTTTTTCCCGTTGCTGTTGCTCCTGCTATAACTATCATCAAAGTTTTTCCCATAATTTGTTTTTTTGTTTAATAATATAAGCTAAAACAATTAAAAATGGATGATTTTTATTTTAGAACTTACGTATTAATTGAGGGTGTTCCAAAATTTTTGTAAATTTACCTTTCCTTGTCTCCTGAGGCCGAAGGATCTCTTTTTTTAATATTTTTTTGAAAAGAAAGAAAAAACAGAAGATTCTTCGCTTCGCTCAGAATGACGATGTGGATTTTTGGAACAGTCTCCATAGAACATTCTGCAGCCGTGTAAAGAATCTCCCCCCCTTTCTTACCTCTACTTCTCGCTTCTTATTTTCTTACTTTTTAAAATATAGAGCCTTCGACTTTAAGGCCTCAGGGTGACGGAGAAAGGTTGAATGGTAAGCATTAAAGGAAGGATAACCTAATTTGTCATTCTTCAGCCGACTAAGAATCTTATACTTTTGTTGAATTTCTCACCCGACGTATTTAATTTAATATCTATTTTCTATAAGAGATTTTTTATATAATTTATTAGCAGCGATTTAGATTGCTTATGTAATCAACTTATTCTAAAAGGAGCAGAAAATGGAAACGGCATTAGAAGTAAATAAAAAACAACATATTTTAGATAACTACAATAAAGCGAAAAAAGAGCTTATAGCAAAACATTATGCTGGAGAAAGTGCACTAACAATTGTTAAAGAGTTATCGGACTTAACAGACCAAACAATCAAAGAGTTTGCAAGAATTTCTTTTCCAAATCTTAATGAGATATCAATTATAGTCCTTGGTGGATATGGAAGAAGAGAGCTATGTTTTAAATCTGATATAGATATCTCAATAGTCTATGACACAGAAGATATAGAAAGTCTAAAAGTTGGCATAGAAAATTTTTACTATTGTTTGCTGGATTTAAAATGCGACATTGGATTTTCTCCAAGAAATATTAAAACTTTTTTAGATTTGTCAAAAGAAGATTTAACAGTAGCAACAGCACTACTTCAAGGTAGATTTCTATGTGGAAATGAAGATATATATAAAACATTGTCAGAAAAATTTAAAAAACTAATAAGGTCTAAAAGAAAAGCATACATAGAAGCTACGCTAAAAGCAAGGAAGGTTAGATACAGCAACACAGGAAGTAGCATTTATCTGATGGAGCCGCATGTTAAAGAAGGCGAAGGTGGTCTTAGGGATTTTCATGAAGTATTTTGGATAGCGAAAGTTTTAGATGATGTTAACGATTATAGATACTTTGTAGAAAAAAACATAATCCTTGAAGAAGAATATATAGAATTGATGAATGCTTATGATTTTCTTTTAAGAATAAGAAATCAGATGCATCTATTATGCAATAAAAAATGTGATGTTTTAACATTTGCATTACAGGAGGAAGTAGCTAAAAAGATTGGTTATGCTCCTGAAAATGCAGATTATGAAGCATTAAGAGATAGCGTTGAAAGAATGATGAAACTTTACTATTTGAACGCAAGGTCGATCAATAACATAACAAACAGAATACTAAAAAATCTTACAGAGTCAGAAAGTCCATACGAAGAATATATTCCAATTGATGATGTGTTTATAAGAACATCTTCTGAAATAGATGTTTTAAACTCTAAAAAGTTTGAAAAAGAGCCGGAGAAAAACATCCTAAAGGCTTTTAAATACTTTAAAAAATACGGCTTGAATTTTTCTTCTAATCTTGAATATTTGCTTAGAAAAAATGAAAGATTTTTAAAAGGTAAAAAACTATCTGATGACCTAAAAGAGATTGTTAGAGAAATATTTTCTTCTATAAACAACCTTCCAAAAACGCTAAAAAGAATGCAAGATTTTTATGTCCTTGATGATTTAATTCCTGAGTTTGGATTTCAAAGATGCCATTTCCAATACGACCATTATCATAAGTATACAACCGATGCCCATGCTATCAAAGCTTTAGAAGAGTTAGAAAACCTTCCTAAGATTGACAGCTTTCAAAAAATAAAAATCTTTGAGATTTACAAAGAAATCCAAAGAAAAGATTTATTAATCTGGGCGATATTTTTACATGATATCGGAAAAGGACATAAGGCAGACCATAGCGTCCTTGGTGCAGAAATGGCAAGAGATATTTTAGATAGATTTGGATATCCTTTAAAAGATATAGAAACTGTAAGCTTTTTAGTAAGACATCACTTAGATATGGCTCACATTTCACAAAGGAGAAACCTACACGAACCAAGAGTTATTGAAGATTTCGTTAAAGTTATCAAAAACAAAGAACTTTTAAACATGCTAACAGTTTTAACATGGTGTGATGCAAACGCTGTAGGCTCTGGAGCTTGGAACGACTGGAAGTTTGCATTATTGATGGAACTTTACAACAAAGCTTCTGAATATTTAGAAAGCAGCAGCATCGAAGATTTAGAAGCGCAAATTCAAAAGAGATTTGAAGATAAAAAGCGAAAACTCCTTGAACTTTTAACCTTAGAGCTTTCTAAAGAAAAAGCAGAATTTCATCTAAACAGACTTTCAGATTACTATATTTTATCTACACCACTACAAGATATAGTAAAACATATAAAGTTAGAAGATAAGCTTATAGAAGAAAATCTTACACTTACTACCACATTTGAGAAAAACATAGGAGCAGGATATTCCGATGTTGTAATAGCCGTTAAAAACATAGAAAATCCACTACTAATAATCACTGGAATTTTAACTTACTTAAACATTAACATTCTTACTGTGTACAGCTTTGAAAGAAAAGATGGAATATACCTTATAGAAACTCAAATTTCAACCTCAAGCTTAGAAGCTATTGATGAGCAAAAATTTGAAAAATTCTTAAACTTACTTTTAAAAGTAGTTAACGGAGAAGAAAAGTTTGAAAACCTAACAAGAAAAAGAGACAGAGGATTTAGAGCTTCTACCGTTCCACCACCTACATTTGTAAAAATAGACAATGAAATGTCAGAAAATTACACAATCTTTGATATTTCTGGAGAAGATAGAGTTGGGCTGCTTTTTGATATAATCAAAATATTCTCAAAGTACGATTTATACGTTCATATGGTAAAAGCTTCAACGCAGGGTTTGAGAGTTAGAGATGCTTTTTATATTAGAACAAAAAATAAAGAGAAAGTTTATGACAAGGAGCTTCTGGAAAAAGTTCAAAATGAGATATTGGAGCTGTTAAAAAATGGCTAGTTTATTTCAAAAATCCACATCATCATTTTACAGCCAGACGAAAAATTTCCTTTCTTTTACTTTTCATTTATTCATTGTTTTGTTTATCTTCGGATTTACGTTTCCAAAATAACAAAAAAATGAACTCACAAAAACTTTAAAACAGTTATACCAACTTGCTGAGTTTGTTCTA includes:
- the miaA gene encoding tRNA (adenosine(37)-N6)-dimethylallyltransferase MiaA, with the protein product MIVIAGATATGKTELGIKLAKLLDGEVISADSMMVYKYMDIGTAKPSVEEREGIEHYVIDVILPSQNYSVKEYIEDFDKAVQKIREKGKIPIVVGGTWLYIQGALYGLSDAPESDWTLREKLNSLDNLELYTQLQKVDPEYANKIHVNDKRRIVRALEVYYLTGKPFSFFINQHNFKSKRYNFMGFILERDRQELMDRIEIRVEKMFEKGLVEEVKKLVDMGFKDSLTSMQAIGYKEILPYLDKKISLEDAKKCIIENTKDFAKRQIRTFRNKTDFEKIEASKFEVNEILDYIYRKYNQEVRHVSTR
- the glnD gene encoding [protein-PII] uridylyltransferase, translated to METALEVNKKQHILDNYNKAKKELIAKHYAGESALTIVKELSDLTDQTIKEFARISFPNLNEISIIVLGGYGRRELCFKSDIDISIVYDTEDIESLKVGIENFYYCLLDLKCDIGFSPRNIKTFLDLSKEDLTVATALLQGRFLCGNEDIYKTLSEKFKKLIRSKRKAYIEATLKARKVRYSNTGSSIYLMEPHVKEGEGGLRDFHEVFWIAKVLDDVNDYRYFVEKNIILEEEYIELMNAYDFLLRIRNQMHLLCNKKCDVLTFALQEEVAKKIGYAPENADYEALRDSVERMMKLYYLNARSINNITNRILKNLTESESPYEEYIPIDDVFIRTSSEIDVLNSKKFEKEPEKNILKAFKYFKKYGLNFSSNLEYLLRKNERFLKGKKLSDDLKEIVREIFSSINNLPKTLKRMQDFYVLDDLIPEFGFQRCHFQYDHYHKYTTDAHAIKALEELENLPKIDSFQKIKIFEIYKEIQRKDLLIWAIFLHDIGKGHKADHSVLGAEMARDILDRFGYPLKDIETVSFLVRHHLDMAHISQRRNLHEPRVIEDFVKVIKNKELLNMLTVLTWCDANAVGSGAWNDWKFALLMELYNKASEYLESSSIEDLEAQIQKRFEDKKRKLLELLTLELSKEKAEFHLNRLSDYYILSTPLQDIVKHIKLEDKLIEENLTLTTTFEKNIGAGYSDVVIAVKNIENPLLIITGILTYLNINILTVYSFERKDGIYLIETQISTSSLEAIDEQKFEKFLNLLLKVVNGEEKFENLTRKRDRGFRASTVPPPTFVKIDNEMSENYTIFDISGEDRVGLLFDIIKIFSKYDLYVHMVKASTQGLRVRDAFYIRTKNKEKVYDKELLEKVQNEILELLKNG
- the hfq gene encoding RNA chaperone Hfq — encoded protein: MSVQDEILNEYRKEGKEVTIYLIRGTRIVGKIIDADQFTILVDVNGQQQLIYKHAISTIVVE
- the hflX gene encoding GTPase HflX — its product is MKVVIVAVNLNDKEEDFEYKIQELEGLVEAAGGTVVGKVYQKRESPDPAYFIGRGKVKEIAQLVEGIGADTVVFNVNLSPVQISNLSKELNVEVLDRTDLILKIFLNNARTKQAKLQVELAYLQHQLPRVYGGKGKELSRIGGGMKTKGAGEKLGEIKTRTIKDRINKIKKQLKEIEKQREEQRKSREDNPNILKVSLAGYTNAGKSSLLKRLTKRDVFISDQLFATLDTKTSLIYYPDIKKKVLITDTVGFVEDMPSEIMDAFMTTLKEIEDADVILHVIDISDKNWMKKKTTVENVLKQLKLQDKPIITVFNKIDKVVPSKDLIEEDVMENTITISAEKGWNIDKLFDILKKYAKQKEENHGLCFLQNSQ